The following is a genomic window from Candidatus Zixiibacteriota bacterium.
CAGCAGGAGGTTGTTCTGGCCGGGGTAGTAGGAGATCTCGTGGCCCGGGCGGTGCGGGTCGACCACCGTGATGTACAGGTCCGGCTTGTAGAACGACATGTCGTTGTTCCCGCCGTCCCACAGGATCACGTCGGCTTCCTGCTCGGCCTGGCGAATGATCTTCTCGTAATCGACGCCGGCGTAGACCACCACGCCCCGGTCGATGTGGGGCTCGTATTCCTCCCGCTCCTCGATCGTGCACTTGTGCGTATCGAGATCGCGCAGGTGGGCGAAGCGCTGGACCACCTGTTTGCCCAGGTCGCCGTAGGGCATGGGGTGGCGGATCGCCACCACTTTCTTGCCGAGCGCCTGCAGCACCTCGGCCACCCGCCGGGTCGTCTGCGACTTCCCGCAGCCGGTCCGCACCGCCGTCACCGCCACCACCGGCTTGGCCGAGGCCAGCATGGTCGCCGCGCCCCCTTCGACTGCGAAGCGCGCCCCCGCCGCCATCACGTAGGCCGCTTTCTGCATGATATAGTGGTAGGGGACGTCCGAGTAGGAGAACACAACCTCGTCGGCGCCGTGCTTGCGGATCAGGTTGATCAGCTCGTCCTCGGCGTGAATGGGGATCCCGTTCGGGTAGTTCTTGCCCGCGAGCACCTTCGGGTACTTCCGCCCCTCGATGTCGGGGATCTGCGTGGCCGTGAATGCGACCACTTCGACGCTGTCGTTGTCGCGGTAGAGGACGTTGAAATTGTGAAAATCTCGTCCCGCCGCCCCCATGATAATGATCCGTTTCTTCGTCTTGGCCATGTCCTACCTCCGGTTAGCGCACCTGTTCACGATTGCCTGTGACCGCCCCTCGTCCCGCCGCCCCGCCGCCCGATCGACGAGGCCAGCCACAGTTGCTCCACCAGGTACAGCGGGAGGTACCCGTGCCGGCTATGGTAAACGTATCTGCACCGCACCTGGACTTTCCTTTCGCCCGCATGTCTCAGGCGTTGTCGATCTGCGCGCGCTGCAACACGCCCGAGAAATCGACAAACACCGACTTCCACTCCGTGAACACGTCCAGCGCCGCCGTGGCCGCCTCGCGGTGGCCGTTGCCGGTCTCTTTCGTCCCGCCGAACGGCAGGTGGATCTCGGCCCCGGTCGTCGGCGCATTGACATAGAAAATCCCCGTGTACACGTCGCGCATCGCCGTGTACGCCTTGTTGATATCCTGCGTGTAAATCGAGGCCGACAGCCCGTAGGCGGTGTCGTTGGCCATCTCGATCGCCTCGTCAAAATTGCGGCACACGGCGATCGACAGCACCGGCCCGAACACCTCCTCCCGCCAGATCCGCATCGACTGCGTCACCTCGCCGAAAATGGTGGGCTGAATGAACCATCCCTTGTCGTACGAGCCCCCCGTCACCCGCTGCCCGCCGCACAGGAGCTTCGCGCCCTCCCCCTTGGCGATCTCCACGTAGCCGAGCGAAGTCTCCAACTGGTCCTTGTTTATGTGCGGACCCATCTGCGTCTTCGCGTCGAGCCCGTTGCCGATCCGGATCGCCCGGGCCCGCTCCACCATCATCTCGGTGAACTTCTTGACCGCGTCCTTGTGGCACACGATCCGGCTGGTCGCCGTGCAGCGTTGCCCGGTCGTCCCGAACGCCCCCCACAGCGCCCCTTCCACCGCCAGCTCCAGCTTGGCGTCATCCATCACGATCTGGACATTCTTGCCGCCCATCTCCAGACACGTGTGCTTGAACTGCGGGGCGCACATCTCGGCAATCTTCCTCCCCACTTCGGTCGACCCGGTGAACGACACCACGCGCACGCGGGGGTCGCGGATGAGCGGTTCGCCCAGCGCTCCGCCCGAGCCGGTTACGACGTTGACCACGCCGGCCGGCACCCCTTCCTCGTGCATGATCCGCACCAGGTTAACCACCGACAGCGGCGTGTCCGTCGCCGGCTTGATCACCACCGTGTTCCCGGCCACCAGGGCCGGCATAATCTTCCACGAGGGAATCGCCATCGGGAAATTCCACGGCGTGATGAACGCGCACACGCCCAGCGGCTGGCGGATCGACATGTTGAACTTGTTGCGCAACTCCGAGGGGGTCGTCTGACCGAACAGCCGCCGCCCTTCCCCGGCCATGTAGAAAGCCATGTCGATCGCTTCCTGCACGTCTCCGCGCGCCTCGTCGAGGATTTTCCCCATCTCGCGCGTCATGTCGCGCGCCAGATTCTCTTTCTCTTTCTGCAGGCGGGCCGCCACTTTGAACAGGATATCTCCCCGCTTGGGGGCCGGCACGAGGCGCCAGGACTTGTAGGCCTCGGCCGCGGCATCAATCGCGTCTTTCACATCCTCGGCGTTCGATTTCTGAAAAACGCCGACCACTTCATCCGTGTTGGCCGGGTTGATGTTGTCGTACGTCTTGCCCGACTTCGACCGCACCCACTCGCCCTTGATGAGATTCAGGAAAGTTCTCGGCTCACTCATAGTTGTTTGTTCTAAGGTTATTCCTTACAGACACTTACCACGGACGACGCCGTGTCATTTTGTGAATTTGTTCACACCTTATCGCATACACAGAGCGTTAATATACCCTCCCTCGCTCGGTTGTCAACCGCTTTCGCGGTCAAATCAGATCGATATGCTCCTTGTGCCGCAAGCGCTTGCATGACCTCACCCGGCCGCCTGCCGCACCCAGGCTGCCGGCGCCGGCTTCCCCCGCTCCGGAGCCGCCAGTGCCGCAATCGCGCCCCTTCGCGGCCTGGCCCCATCCCCGCAACTTTTCTTCGACTTTTTCTGATCGCGGTGCGTTATTCTTTTAGATCACCGCTGTGAGGCCCTACGAGTATGCTGACCATCCTGATTGCCGCCTGGCTGGTTTCCCCGCTCTACCCGCTCAACCCGGTCGTTGAGGACACGGTGAACGGCGTCAACATGCATTTCACGATCGGTGTCGGCGGACCCAACGTCCTCACCGATCCCGGTCTCCTCATCTCCGCCAAGTACGAATTCCTCCTCCGCCACCCGTTCCTCCTGCGCGCCTGCGCCGATTACGGATTCGCCGCCATGCGCTCAAAGACCTACCCCGACGGTGCGCTGCACTCTATGATTCTCAGCGCCGAGATCCTCCTCTACCGGGGCACCGATGCCATGACCGGGTTTGTCGGCATGGGCCCCCTCCTCTACAAGGGATACTTCCGTTTCGACGGCCTCGAACCGACCGATTTCGTTCCCGGCGCCGTCGGCCTCGACATCGCCATGGCCCCGAAAATCGGCTATCGGGCGACCCTCGGCCTTCGCTTCAATCGCAACTTCTCGCTCGAAATCGGCATGTCGGAGGCGCGCCCCACCATCCGCATCACCGGCGACACCGGCGACAGCCGCCTCCGCACTTTCTCCCAACCCGTCCGCCTCCACG
Proteins encoded in this region:
- a CDS encoding GTPase, translating into MAKTKKRIIIMGAAGRDFHNFNVLYRDNDSVEVVAFTATQIPDIEGRKYPKVLAGKNYPNGIPIHAEDELINLIRKHGADEVVFSYSDVPYHYIMQKAAYVMAAGARFAVEGGAATMLASAKPVVAVTAVRTGCGKSQTTRRVAEVLQALGKKVVAIRHPMPYGDLGKQVVQRFAHLRDLDTHKCTIEEREEYEPHIDRGVVVYAGVDYEKIIRQAEQEADVILWDGGNNDMSFYKPDLYITVVDPHRPGHEISYYPGQNNLLLADVVVINKIDSAEPEGVAEVRANVSAYNPDAVVIDAASPLDVDKPALIKGKRVLVVEDGPTLTHGEMAYGAGVVAAEKFGAAELVDPRPYTVNSISETFKKYPDIGVLLPAMGYGPKQIKDLETTINRTECDAVVIATPIDLSRIIKIRKPTVRVGYSLQEIGRPNLADVLGEFVGRQKKGAAKAPAPRKKARG
- a CDS encoding aldehyde dehydrogenase family protein; translation: MSEPRTFLNLIKGEWVRSKSGKTYDNINPANTDEVVGVFQKSNAEDVKDAIDAAAEAYKSWRLVPAPKRGDILFKVAARLQKEKENLARDMTREMGKILDEARGDVQEAIDMAFYMAGEGRRLFGQTTPSELRNKFNMSIRQPLGVCAFITPWNFPMAIPSWKIMPALVAGNTVVIKPATDTPLSVVNLVRIMHEEGVPAGVVNVVTGSGGALGEPLIRDPRVRVVSFTGSTEVGRKIAEMCAPQFKHTCLEMGGKNVQIVMDDAKLELAVEGALWGAFGTTGQRCTATSRIVCHKDAVKKFTEMMVERARAIRIGNGLDAKTQMGPHINKDQLETSLGYVEIAKGEGAKLLCGGQRVTGGSYDKGWFIQPTIFGEVTQSMRIWREEVFGPVLSIAVCRNFDEAIEMANDTAYGLSASIYTQDINKAYTAMRDVYTGIFYVNAPTTGAEIHLPFGGTKETGNGHREAATAALDVFTEWKSVFVDFSGVLQRAQIDNA